From Spirosoma aerolatum, one genomic window encodes:
- a CDS encoding eIF2A-related protein: MSRLLIAIVFLFLLQFPFVHAQKPELIVPIGHASPVESVAFSPDGRYALSGSMDNTLRLWEVSSGRELRQFIGHTSAVFSVAFSPDGRYALSGSGDKMLRLWEISSGKELHRLEGHMSAVLSVAFSPDGRYVLSGGDNTVRLWEVSSGREIRQFIGHTSGVRSVAFSPDGRYALSGSNDNTLRLWEVNSGRELSQFLGHTSAVYSVAFSPDGRYALSGSGDNTVRLWEVANGQELRQFKGHTSFVSSVAFSPDGHYALSGSWDNTVRLWEVTNGQELRQFKGHTGFVSSVAFSLNGHYALSGAEDTQDNTVRLWEVSSGREVRQFKGHTSHGESVVFSPDGRYILSGFEDMKDNTVRLWEVSSGQELRQFKGHTFGVRSVAFSPNGRYALSGAMDKTVRLWEVSSGQELHQLKGHTSGVSSVAFSPDSRYVLSGSYDDDKTVRLWEVSSGQELRQFKGHTNGIISVAFSPNGHYALSGSSDNTVRLWETSSGQELRQFRGHTSNVNSVAFSPDGHYVLSGSGDNTLRLWDVSSGRELRQFRGHLSVVNSVAFSPDGRYALSGAMDNTVRLWEVSSGREIRQFIGHTNFISSVSFSPDGRYALSRSGDTTTKLWNTVTGEELATLITVDSTDWVVTTPSGLFDASPGAMKLMHYVVNHPSDQNKPWKVIELEQLKQRYYQPGLLPILMGFRNEPLRQVPAFENVSLPPDVTLSIRNDKLLVQLTNRTNGIGPVAVFINGAEIVEDLRKNPKDDTQQKTLSLELSLTSFSNHFYTNAPNVIRVVAKNGEGWLRSQPVEITYQPTITTRGGEPEKAVSPAPAPTKTPRLRAVVVGTSTIGLRFAHSDAEQIANGLRLAANELFSSANVSVQVLTTKPGGPAQTSKAAVVKTLIEAQQTRAEDIFVLHVSGHAVNYGGQDGDLYFLMAGATSADVSYLNDPAIRQQYALSSQELIEYLKKIPAKKKVLILDVCSAGKGAENLLLAARDVPGSQIRALDRLQERMGLYVLAGSAADASSYEANVYGQGLVTYALLQGMKGAALRQDGSEFLDVEKWLSYAVEQVPLLAKGVGGIQQPFYRRVSPSATAHQGRTTEGSFDIGKVTQSVKAEIHIAEPKPILLVKSFQEDSQFDDVLDLKNKVESALNDLIATRGSDAPVLTMDAKDYPGAYTISGRYTLKGENVTVTCKVFRASESVGEFVVTGTKSKLPDLTQLVLTKAQGLVKP; this comes from the coding sequence ATGAGTCGTTTACTGATTGCCATAGTTTTTTTGTTTCTACTTCAATTCCCCTTCGTCCACGCACAGAAACCCGAATTAATCGTACCAATTGGGCATGCGAGTCCTGTTGAATCAGTGGCTTTCTCACCCGATGGCCGCTATGCCCTCTCGGGATCTATGGACAACACGCTTCGGTTGTGGGAGGTGAGTAGTGGGCGGGAGCTTCGCCAATTCATTGGGCATACGAGTGCGGTTTTCTCCGTGGCTTTCTCACCCGATGGCCGTTATGCCTTGTCAGGGTCGGGGGACAAAATGCTTCGATTATGGGAGATCAGTAGTGGGAAAGAACTACACCGGCTTGAGGGGCACATGAGTGCTGTTCTATCGGTAGCTTTCTCGCCGGATGGTCGCTATGTTCTATCGGGTGGAGATAACACGGTTCGGTTGTGGGAGGTGAGCAGTGGGCGGGAGATTCGCCAGTTCATTGGGCATACAAGTGGTGTTCGTTCCGTGGCTTTCTCGCCCGACGGCCGCTATGCCCTCTCGGGGTCAAATGATAACACGCTTCGGCTGTGGGAGGTGAACAGTGGGCGAGAGCTAAGCCAGTTTCTAGGGCATACGAGTGCGGTTTACTCTGTAGCTTTCTCGCCCGATGGCCGCTATGCCCTGTCAGGATCCGGGGACAATACGGTTCGGTTGTGGGAAGTGGCTAATGGACAGGAGCTTCGCCAGTTTAAAGGACATACGAGTTTTGTTTCTTCAGTGGCTTTCTCGCCCGATGGTCATTATGCCTTATCGGGGTCTTGGGACAACACGGTTCGGTTGTGGGAGGTGACTAATGGACAGGAGCTTCGCCAGTTTAAAGGACATACGGGCTTTGTTTCTTCGGTGGCTTTCTCACTCAACGGTCACTATGCTCTGTCGGGGGCCGAGGACACTCAAGACAATACGGTTCGGTTGTGGGAGGTGAGTAGTGGACGGGAGGTACGCCAGTTTAAAGGCCATACGAGCCATGGTGAATCGGTTGTATTCTCGCCCGATGGCCGCTATATTCTGTCGGGATTTGAGGACATGAAGGATAACACGGTTCGGCTGTGGGAGGTGAGCAGTGGTCAAGAACTACGCCAGTTTAAAGGACATACGTTCGGGGTTCGCTCCGTGGCTTTCTCACCCAATGGCCGCTATGCCCTCTCGGGAGCTATGGACAAAACGGTTCGGCTATGGGAGGTGAGCAGTGGTCAAGAACTACACCAGCTTAAAGGCCATACGAGCGGTGTTAGTTCAGTAGCATTTTCACCCGACAGTCGCTATGTTCTGTCAGGGTCATACGACGATGACAAAACGGTTCGGCTATGGGAGGTGAGCAGTGGTCAAGAACTACGCCAGTTTAAAGGACATACGAATGGTATTATTTCCGTGGCTTTCTCACCCAATGGCCATTATGCCCTGTCGGGGTCTAGCGATAATACGGTTAGGTTGTGGGAAACGAGCAGTGGTCAAGAACTACGCCAGTTTAGAGGGCATACAAGTAATGTTAATTCCGTGGCTTTCTCACCCGATGGTCACTATGTTCTATCAGGGTCTGGGGACAACACCCTACGGTTATGGGATGTCAGTAGTGGACGAGAGCTTCGCCAGTTTAGAGGGCATTTGAGCGTTGTTAATTCCGTGGCTTTCTCACCCGATGGCCGTTACGCCCTGTCAGGGGCTATGGATAACACGGTTCGGCTGTGGGAAGTAAGCAGTGGGCGGGAGATTCGCCAGTTCATTGGGCATACAAATTTTATTTCTTCGGTGTCTTTCTCGCCCGATGGCCGCTATGCCCTGTCGAGGTCTGGAGACACCACCACCAAACTCTGGAACACCGTCACTGGAGAGGAACTTGCTACACTTATCACCGTTGACTCTACTGATTGGGTCGTAACTACCCCTTCTGGCCTGTTCGATGCCTCACCGGGAGCCATGAAACTCATGCACTACGTGGTCAACCATCCATCCGATCAAAATAAGCCATGGAAAGTCATCGAACTTGAGCAACTCAAACAACGCTACTACCAGCCCGGCCTACTACCCATTTTGATGGGATTCAGAAATGAACCACTGCGACAGGTACCCGCCTTTGAGAACGTTTCCTTACCCCCTGATGTAACGCTTTCTATACGCAACGACAAACTCCTGGTTCAACTCACCAACCGAACTAATGGCATTGGACCTGTAGCCGTTTTTATTAACGGGGCGGAAATCGTCGAGGATTTGCGTAAAAACCCCAAAGATGATACCCAGCAGAAAACCCTCTCCCTGGAGTTGTCACTCACCTCGTTCTCCAATCATTTCTATACCAATGCGCCTAACGTCATCCGGGTGGTGGCCAAAAATGGTGAGGGATGGCTCCGCAGCCAGCCTGTAGAAATCACCTATCAGCCAACCATTACTACCCGTGGCGGTGAACCAGAGAAAGCCGTCTCGCCTGCCCCTGCCCCTACTAAAACCCCACGATTGCGGGCCGTTGTGGTCGGAACCTCCACCATTGGCCTGCGTTTTGCCCATTCCGATGCCGAACAGATTGCCAACGGGCTAAGGCTAGCCGCCAATGAACTGTTCAGTTCAGCCAATGTCAGTGTACAGGTACTTACGACCAAACCTGGTGGTCCTGCACAAACCTCCAAAGCCGCTGTTGTCAAAACACTGATAGAAGCCCAGCAAACTCGAGCCGAAGACATCTTCGTCTTGCATGTTTCGGGGCATGCTGTCAATTACGGTGGCCAGGATGGCGATTTGTATTTCCTTATGGCGGGAGCCACCTCAGCTGATGTTAGCTACCTCAATGACCCCGCCATTCGCCAGCAGTATGCCCTCTCGAGTCAGGAACTGATTGAGTACCTCAAAAAAATACCCGCCAAGAAAAAAGTGCTGATTCTGGATGTGTGTTCGGCAGGGAAAGGAGCGGAGAACCTTCTCCTGGCGGCCCGCGACGTACCCGGCAGTCAGATTCGAGCCCTGGATCGATTACAGGAGCGGATGGGCCTCTACGTGCTGGCGGGTTCGGCTGCCGATGCGTCAAGTTACGAGGCTAACGTATATGGACAAGGATTAGTCACTTATGCCCTCCTCCAAGGCATGAAAGGTGCAGCGCTGCGCCAGGATGGCAGTGAATTTCTGGATGTAGAGAAGTGGCTTAGCTATGCCGTCGAGCAGGTTCCCCTGCTGGCCAAAGGTGTGGGAGGCATTCAACAGCCGTTCTACCGAAGGGTTAGTCCGTCAGCAACTGCTCATCAGGGGCGAACGACAGAAGGTAGTTTCGACATTGGCAAAGTTACCCAATCGGTGAAAGCAGAAATTCATATCGCTGAGCCCAAGCCGATCCTGCTGGTTAAAAGTTTCCAGGAGGATAGCCAGTTCGACGATGTCCTTGACCTGAAAAACAAGGTTGAAAGTGCGCTAAATGACCTCATAGCCACGCGGGGAAGCGATGCACCCGTACTGACGATGGACGCCAAAGATTATCCCGGCGCTTATACAATCAGTGGGCGTTATACCCTGAAGGGTGAGAATGTGACGGTGACATGTAAGGTATTCCGAGCCTCGGAGTCAGTGGGCGAGTTTGTCGTAACAGGAACCAAAAGCAAACTGCCCGACCTGACTCAGTTGGTATTGACTAAAGCACAGGGCCTGGTGAAGCCCTAA
- a CDS encoding RNA polymerase sigma factor: MATNTPEENNLYISQVLPVVANLLTSARKSDPLPQQAIDEITQRTLAAALHIRRVATKQRLRQTAFIERLTREQQHIWLAVNGTPSQQAKAMSTILAENQDTVRHFLKNFTFRTTDIAEDVLNESFSTFFEMIKNRKPVLALMSTLVKGIARKKALKQLEKNQRNPWQWLETIYISAGDDEIGTFDYPMAANDEPETVVVTLPLIPETPSPGVPKRIEFDKAKRAIGDCLAQLQQPRQLLIRLVNTFWTGYEEGPLSEEQILSSYEKLSMAQIAGWTGYKDAHTASVRLTETNKMLRKCLDKKLNTTPLSR, from the coding sequence ATGGCTACAAATACTCCCGAGGAAAACAATCTTTATATATCGCAGGTACTCCCCGTTGTTGCCAACCTACTGACTTCAGCTAGGAAATCAGATCCACTTCCTCAACAGGCTATCGATGAAATTACGCAACGGACGCTGGCCGCAGCTCTACACATCCGGCGAGTTGCCACCAAACAACGACTCAGACAAACGGCCTTTATTGAGCGACTAACTCGGGAACAACAGCATATCTGGTTGGCAGTAAACGGAACTCCCTCCCAGCAGGCCAAAGCCATGAGCACCATCTTGGCTGAAAACCAGGATACTGTTCGCCATTTTTTGAAGAATTTCACCTTCCGAACCACAGACATAGCTGAAGATGTGTTGAACGAGAGCTTCAGTACTTTCTTTGAGATGATCAAGAACAGAAAGCCCGTTCTGGCTCTAATGTCAACGTTGGTGAAAGGAATTGCCCGAAAAAAGGCATTGAAGCAGTTAGAGAAAAACCAAAGAAATCCGTGGCAGTGGCTCGAAACAATCTATATATCAGCCGGAGATGATGAGATCGGTACCTTCGACTATCCAATGGCTGCCAACGACGAACCCGAAACGGTTGTTGTAACCCTACCATTGATTCCGGAGACCCCTAGCCCTGGTGTTCCCAAACGCATTGAATTCGATAAGGCTAAACGCGCTATAGGCGACTGTCTTGCACAGCTACAGCAGCCCCGACAGTTGCTGATACGGTTAGTAAACACCTTTTGGACAGGATATGAAGAAGGACCACTGAGCGAAGAACAAATTCTGAGTAGCTACGAAAAACTGAGCATGGCGCAAATTGCCGGGTGGACTGGCTACAAGGATGCCCATACTGCTAGTGTACGGCTTACGGAGACGAATAAAATGCTACGCAAATGCCTGGACAAAAAACTTAACACCACCCCTCTTTCCCGATGA
- a CDS encoding RNA polymerase sigma factor, translating to MTSQDLTLYEDLCSEEPRRLEAATRLLTRRVKTIALRIVMGNSGARSDVDDLVQDTVLAVWQQMKSGRYEVRPDTPLDAYLTAVVRNKWLKTLHKRSTIALTDLSESIADEVPPEHYRLSSLEETFAQLGQACQQLLRLFYWEGYTLDEIARRIGISMDATKMRKFRCMLRLEEILRTKKQ from the coding sequence ATGACTAGCCAAGATCTAACCTTGTACGAAGACCTCTGCTCTGAGGAACCACGCCGACTTGAAGCCGCTACCCGCCTGCTGACTCGTCGGGTAAAAACCATTGCGCTGCGCATTGTGATGGGTAATAGTGGAGCCCGTTCTGATGTTGATGACCTTGTTCAGGATACGGTACTGGCCGTGTGGCAGCAGATGAAATCGGGACGTTATGAGGTTCGGCCTGATACGCCATTAGATGCCTATCTGACCGCCGTAGTGCGGAACAAATGGTTAAAAACCCTGCATAAACGCTCTACGATAGCATTAACGGACCTTAGCGAATCAATTGCCGATGAGGTGCCTCCTGAACATTATCGGCTTTCAAGTCTGGAAGAAACGTTTGCCCAACTAGGTCAGGCGTGTCAGCAGTTGCTTCGCCTGTTTTATTGGGAAGGGTATACGCTGGATGAGATTGCCAGGCGGATCGGTATCTCTATGGATGCTACCAAAATGCGAAAGTTCCGCTGCATGTTGCGGCTTGAGGAAATACTAAGAACGAAAAAACAATAA
- a CDS encoding CHAT domain-containing tetratricopeptide repeat protein — MIRSQPHPYIQTWLLFWVILSGAFSSRAQSAEELQKQGNKIYLDKPANALQLFEKAYRMALQRGQINLAANILADKATVYYVRDDYHQATTICRSGLQLSPLADSTRFKLWASLGEMYHRRDRPDSLTWFWQRAETLLTTQPRIEQETLAYVAAFWGNRGTTFMEQGDYRQAERCYQKRLLLGRLQDPINLAIAENQFALFYRQIGQLARADSLYLASIRHYTRPDLIRGGLLLGLIECRLHQLRTDSVLRLEREARQYIPKKGTDGIELAAYLDQSLGKYWEQKRKLALAKHFFVQSLAKGQRLGPSNRLLWRGLLAMSRIAQQQNDITGALAFVQKSIQQASIRFRSSDLRQNPTPTDFLNGPDLFESLCWKAHLLQLVPDQGSNLALANQTYERAFALSDLLQRAYSTELTKLLVQEKLRPAYREAVAVAFACYRQQPNKTTLATLLHRQEQGNASVLRELVGDRQTSYLQLPKHLAEQLQQAKKRLSTAKTTWAEHNPKTAQGSINTELINAELAWNRTYQQLLPYDRYKQLEPDKIKFLQNHLDSQTALLQYTLTPDSLLLTVVKANGVHVLMLPITSPELHRDCSLLRNEVYRNPDPFQYTGQKLAQSLFNRLIGPAWGELQGSKRLIIVRDGPLHYIPFEVLETGQYVNDYLLRHMAITYTYSMHSVIDKYGALPTNKPSVLSMAPFAAPRTLRTADQQDVYDPLPKSDIEADLLSGTHSTAGNASKHTFIALLPKRQLLHLATHAEANDNDPGNSFIAFFPDGASHRLYAHELNLFDLRHIRLAVLSACRTGNGLFHEGEGLLSLSRAFVSAGCPQVITSLWNAHDGTTATLTRLFYHELAQGKPTDIALQQAKLQFLAAQTEGGAYSPPHFWAHLLLMGNPQPVYPKPLNWSWIWGIGVAGIVLALFTYIHIRQKRYR; from the coding sequence TTGATACGCTCACAACCCCATCCCTATATCCAGACATGGCTCCTGTTTTGGGTCATCCTGTCAGGCGCCTTCAGCTCACGAGCACAGTCGGCAGAGGAGCTTCAGAAGCAGGGCAACAAAATCTATCTGGATAAGCCCGCTAATGCCCTTCAACTTTTTGAAAAGGCGTATCGTATGGCTCTTCAGCGCGGTCAAATTAATTTAGCAGCCAATATTCTTGCCGACAAAGCAACTGTTTATTACGTAAGAGACGACTACCACCAGGCTACCACTATATGCCGCTCGGGGCTTCAGTTAAGCCCGCTGGCTGATAGCACTCGTTTCAAGCTTTGGGCCAGCCTGGGTGAAATGTATCACCGACGTGACCGCCCCGACTCTCTGACCTGGTTCTGGCAACGGGCCGAAACACTTCTGACCACCCAACCACGCATTGAACAGGAAACCCTTGCCTATGTAGCCGCTTTCTGGGGAAATCGTGGCACCACGTTTATGGAACAGGGTGATTATCGACAGGCAGAGCGATGCTACCAGAAACGATTGCTGCTGGGCCGCTTGCAAGACCCGATCAACTTAGCCATTGCCGAAAATCAGTTTGCTCTTTTTTATCGACAGATTGGACAACTCGCTCGGGCCGACTCGCTGTATCTGGCTTCCATCCGGCATTATACTCGTCCCGACCTGATACGAGGAGGGCTATTGCTGGGTCTGATCGAATGCCGACTACACCAACTACGAACCGATTCGGTGTTACGGCTTGAGCGGGAAGCCAGACAATATATACCCAAAAAAGGAACGGATGGCATTGAACTGGCAGCTTACCTCGACCAATCCCTGGGTAAGTATTGGGAGCAAAAAAGGAAACTGGCGCTGGCAAAACACTTCTTTGTGCAATCATTGGCAAAAGGCCAACGCCTTGGGCCATCGAACCGATTGCTTTGGCGAGGACTCCTGGCAATGAGTCGTATTGCCCAGCAACAGAACGACATAACTGGCGCCCTGGCTTTCGTCCAAAAATCCATCCAGCAGGCCAGTATTCGATTTCGAAGTTCCGATCTACGTCAGAATCCAACTCCTACTGATTTCCTGAATGGACCAGACTTATTTGAGTCGTTATGCTGGAAAGCTCATTTGCTACAATTAGTACCTGACCAAGGGAGTAATTTAGCGCTTGCCAATCAAACCTATGAACGGGCTTTTGCCTTAAGTGACCTGTTACAACGAGCTTACAGCACTGAACTAACGAAGTTACTTGTACAGGAAAAACTCCGACCGGCTTATCGTGAAGCTGTCGCAGTTGCCTTCGCCTGCTATCGGCAACAACCTAATAAAACGACACTGGCAACCTTACTCCACCGACAGGAACAAGGCAACGCATCCGTATTACGTGAACTGGTCGGCGATCGACAAACTTCTTACCTTCAACTACCTAAACACCTGGCAGAGCAGCTACAACAGGCTAAAAAGCGTTTGTCCACAGCCAAAACAACCTGGGCTGAACACAATCCAAAGACGGCTCAGGGGTCCATTAATACCGAACTGATCAACGCTGAGTTAGCCTGGAATCGAACGTACCAGCAACTACTCCCCTACGATCGTTACAAACAGCTTGAACCGGATAAAATAAAGTTCCTACAAAATCACCTTGACTCGCAAACCGCCTTGCTTCAGTATACCCTCACCCCCGATTCACTACTCCTGACAGTTGTGAAGGCGAACGGGGTTCATGTACTAATGTTACCGATTACAAGCCCAGAACTACATCGAGACTGTAGCCTGCTCCGAAATGAAGTATATCGCAATCCAGATCCATTTCAATATACAGGTCAGAAGCTAGCTCAATCATTGTTCAACCGCTTAATCGGCCCTGCCTGGGGTGAATTGCAAGGGAGTAAGCGATTGATTATTGTGCGTGATGGGCCTCTACATTATATACCCTTCGAAGTGCTGGAAACAGGTCAGTACGTCAATGATTACTTGCTCCGGCACATGGCAATTACCTATACCTACTCGATGCACAGTGTGATCGATAAGTATGGAGCACTGCCGACCAACAAACCATCGGTATTGAGTATGGCCCCTTTTGCTGCCCCAAGAACGCTCCGGACGGCCGATCAGCAGGACGTTTATGATCCGTTACCAAAATCAGACATTGAAGCCGACCTATTATCTGGAACGCACTCAACGGCGGGTAATGCCAGTAAACATACATTTATAGCCCTATTGCCAAAGCGTCAATTACTGCACTTAGCAACGCATGCAGAAGCCAATGACAATGACCCAGGAAATTCGTTCATCGCTTTTTTTCCTGATGGGGCGTCGCACCGGCTTTATGCGCATGAGTTAAATTTATTCGACCTACGACACATTCGGCTGGCAGTACTCAGTGCCTGTCGAACTGGCAATGGTCTATTCCATGAGGGCGAAGGTCTACTGAGCCTAAGTCGGGCGTTTGTTTCTGCTGGTTGCCCACAGGTCATCACCTCTCTTTGGAATGCGCATGATGGAACTACGGCTACTTTAACACGATTATTTTACCATGAACTTGCACAAGGAAAGCCAACCGACATTGCCCTTCAACAGGCTAAACTTCAGTTTTTAGCTGCACAAACAGAGGGAGGTGCCTATAGCCCACCTCATTTCTGGGCTCACTTGTTGCTGATGGGCAATCCGCAACCTGTTTACCCAAAGCCGTTGAACTGGTCCTGGATTTGGGGAATTGGCGTGGCAGGTATAGTACTAGCCCTATTTACGTATATACATATCCGTCAGAAACGATATCGCTAG
- a CDS encoding tetratricopeptide repeat protein — translation MLTRYLSRRLWLLFLLMPLQAQAQIDSRLLTAIRQNNPAGVQAALKAGANPNATDSLGATPLMWACYKADTTVVKLLMQRGAKTECRGVIRADTSTYYGNLTGLAAGLNKLALLRYLLETLKLPVNEPEYNPETRKNDGWTPVEWAAANGHLAVLNYLVKRGADLNVGKGNPMALAAGYGHTIVVSYLLERELVLSKDHPLYANLRIVYLQQMNLVAQGFEKQGKFGPALFVYSQFLNIYGDAVNTKDKNYAITLNNMGALYKSIGRYEDALSYFQQALSIWEQVLGNPNPDYAKSLNNLGVLHSLMGRHEQALPFYKKALSMQEQVLGKTHPDYANSLNSLAGLYLVIGRYEDALFHYQQALSIREQVLGKTHPDYAQGLCTLAGVYFAMGQYNDASTHYQQALGIYEQTLGKTHPDYVQSLSNLGALYKAMSRYDQALLYYQRAISIQEQVLGKTHPDYAQSLNKLALLYLSMGRYDQALSYFQQAISIQEEVLGKTHPDYANSLNNLAVLCLNPLNGWTKLQKQFSPFTFRYHEQTKAEFYSRRPLFHRPGSNP, via the coding sequence ATGCTAACACGTTACCTTTCACGCCGACTTTGGCTGCTTTTCCTGTTGATGCCCTTGCAGGCCCAGGCTCAGATTGACTCACGTTTGCTAACGGCCATTCGCCAGAACAATCCTGCTGGCGTGCAGGCCGCTCTCAAAGCTGGAGCCAACCCCAATGCTACTGACTCCTTAGGAGCTACTCCCCTGATGTGGGCCTGCTATAAAGCCGACACCACTGTCGTAAAATTATTGATGCAACGCGGAGCCAAAACCGAATGCCGGGGTGTGATTCGTGCCGATACTAGTACCTATTATGGTAACCTCACTGGTCTTGCTGCCGGACTTAATAAGCTTGCCTTACTGCGCTACTTACTGGAAACGCTGAAACTGCCTGTCAATGAGCCAGAGTATAACCCCGAAACCAGGAAGAACGACGGCTGGACCCCAGTGGAGTGGGCCGCTGCTAATGGGCATTTGGCAGTGTTAAACTATTTGGTCAAGCGAGGTGCTGATTTAAATGTAGGGAAAGGAAACCCAATGGCTCTGGCTGCCGGCTACGGCCATACCATCGTTGTCTCATATTTGCTGGAGCGGGAGCTGGTATTATCAAAAGACCACCCCCTCTATGCCAACTTACGAATAGTTTATCTTCAGCAAATGAATTTAGTAGCTCAAGGGTTTGAAAAGCAGGGGAAGTTTGGCCCCGCCTTATTCGTTTACAGCCAGTTTCTCAACATATACGGTGATGCTGTTAATACAAAAGATAAAAACTATGCCATCACTCTCAACAATATGGGGGCTTTATACAAGTCGATTGGCCGGTATGAGGATGCCTTGTCATACTTCCAGCAAGCTCTCTCCATATGGGAACAAGTTTTGGGAAACCCCAACCCTGATTATGCTAAAAGCCTCAACAATCTGGGGGTTTTGCATTCGTTAATGGGTCGGCATGAGCAAGCCTTACCCTTTTATAAAAAGGCCCTTTCCATGCAGGAACAAGTCTTGGGAAAAACCCATCCTGACTATGCCAACAGTCTCAACAGCCTAGCCGGGTTGTATTTAGTGATAGGTCGGTATGAGGATGCCTTATTTCACTATCAGCAAGCTCTCTCCATCCGGGAACAAGTCCTAGGCAAAACTCACCCTGACTATGCTCAAGGCCTATGCACCCTAGCCGGAGTATATTTTGCAATGGGTCAATATAATGATGCATCGACCCACTACCAGCAGGCATTGGGTATTTATGAACAAACCTTGGGCAAAACTCACCCTGACTACGTCCAAAGCCTCAGTAATCTTGGGGCTTTGTATAAGGCGATGAGTCGGTATGACCAGGCCTTGCTCTACTACCAACGGGCTATCTCTATTCAGGAACAAGTCTTAGGCAAAACCCATCCAGACTATGCCCAAAGCCTCAACAAGCTAGCCTTATTGTATTTATCAATGGGTCGGTATGACCAGGCCTTATCCTACTTCCAACAGGCCATCTCTATTCAGGAAGAAGTCTTGGGCAAAACCCACCCTGACTATGCCAACAGTCTCAACAATCTAGCGGTTTTGTGTCTTAACCCCCTGAATGGCTGGACAAAATTGCAAAAACAGTTTAGTCCTTTTACATTCAGATACCATGAGCAAACTAAGGCGGAGTTTTACTCCCGAAGACCGCTATTCCATCGTCCAGGAAGCAATCCGTGA
- a CDS encoding transposase: MSKLRRSFTPEDRYSIVQEAIRDGHADTCRKYNLSPSLLRKWRLKYLSKGKEGLKDSYARVDPQLRVLEEENDRLKRIVAKQALELEIKSELLKKTTIQPRRN; this comes from the coding sequence ATGAGCAAACTAAGGCGGAGTTTTACTCCCGAAGACCGCTATTCCATCGTCCAGGAAGCAATCCGTGACGGCCATGCTGACACCTGTCGCAAATACAATCTATCCCCTTCATTGCTGCGCAAATGGCGATTGAAATATTTAAGCAAAGGCAAAGAAGGCCTCAAAGATTCCTATGCACGCGTCGATCCCCAGCTTCGAGTGCTGGAAGAAGAAAATGATCGCCTGAAGCGGATTGTAGCAAAACAAGCTTTGGAACTGGAGATCAAAAGCGAACTGCTAAAAAAAACGACTATTCAACCTCGGAGAAACTAG